The Kineococcus rhizosphaerae genome segment CCGTTGACCATCCCGGCCCCGCCCGCGTCGCCGCCGACGTTGAGCGCGGCTGCGTTGGCGGTCTTGAAGATCCCACCGGTGAGGCCGATCGCGCAGAGCAGCGCCCCCAGCGGGACGAACTCCGCCGGGCCCGCGAAGTGCAGCGCGATGAGCGTCAGCACGAGGGTCGAACCGCCGATGGCGGCCGTGGTGAGGGCCCGACCGGAGAACAGCGGCGACAGCCGCCCGGCCACCAGCGAGGCGGCTGCCGTCCCGACGGCCAGCGCGGTCACCTGGACCCCCACCTCCAGGGGCGAGGCCCCGCGGTCCTGCTGCAGGTACCAGACGACGACGACCGCCACCGACCCCTCGGCCAGCGTCGACAACCCCGTGGCGCCGTAGGCGGCCCCCCGGAACCGTTCCCGCAGCAGGGTCAAGTCGACCACCGGGTCGCCGGCACGGCGTTCGACCACGAGCAGGAGGACACCGGCGACCACGGCCACCCCGAGGGCGCCGATCACCGTCGGCGTCCAGCCGGACGCGCCGGCCTGGTTCGCGGCGAACACCACCGCGGCCATGAACGTCGCCGACGTCAGGGCACCGGCCACGTCGGGCCGGCCGGTCCGGCGCAGGGCCCGCGGGACCCGCGGCAGGGCGAACGCGGCCCACACGAACCCGACGAGCCCCAGCGGCGCCGCGACCGCGAACACCGCGCGCCAGCCGACGCCCTCGGTGAGGACGCCGCTGACGAGCGGGCCGACCGCCGTCGCGACCGACATGATGCCGATGTTCGCGCCGATCCCGACGGCGAGCCGGCTCGGGGGGAAGACCTCCACCAGCAGGGCCGTCGAGTTGGTGATGACGCAGGCCGCCCCCAGCCCCTGCAGGCCCCGCAGCGCCACGACCAGCCACGGGTCGGTGGCGACGGTGATCCCGGCGACCGAGGCGGTGCACAGGGCCAGCCCCGTCAGGTACACGGGGCGACGTCCGCACGCGTCGGCCACCCGGCCGGCGACGAGGATGAGCGCCGAGCACGCGAGCAGGTAGGCGAGCAGGAACCACTGCCCCTGCACCGCGCTGGCGTCCAGGTCCTCGATCATCGCGGGCAGCGCGACCGGGACCATGCTCACGCTGGAGAACGCCACGACGAGCCCGAGGGCCGTCGAGGACACGGTGAGCCAGGCCGCGCGGGGGATCCGCACGGGCACGGGACGGTCGGAGGGCACGCGGATCAGAACTCCAGCAGGTTGTCGCGGAACTGCTCGTGGGTGTACCCGTCGCGGATGAGCCCCCGCTTGCGGAGCTCGGGGGCCAGCCCGTCGGTGATCTCGGCGATGTAGCGGCGGTTGACGTTGCCCGAGATGAGGAACCCGTCGCCGCCGACCTCCTCCACGATCTCGCCCATCTGCGCGGCCACCGCGTCGGGCGTGCCGACGAGGTCCACCGAGCGCCGCACGTTCGACTCCGCCGCCTGGCGCAGGGTCATGCCCTTGGCGTTCTCGGCCATCATGACCATCGACGAGCGGGTCGCGTTGGTCCCGGACAGGTCGGGGAACGGCTCGTCCAGGTCGTACTGCGCGAAGTCCACCCCGCTGGCGTAGGACATGTTCGCGAGGTTCACCGAGATGTCGGCCTTGAACCCGGCGAGCATCCGCTCGTTCTTCGCCTCGGCGTCCTCCTGGGTCTCCCCCAGCACGGGCGAGACGATGAACAGGACCTTGCACGAGTCCGGGTCGCGCCCGGCCTCGACCATGCGGGCCCGGACGTCGGCCCGGTACTCCTTCATCGCCTCGACGGACTCGACCTGGGCCAGCAGGGTGTCGCAGTGCTTGGCCGCCAGCGCCCGGCCCGGACCGGAACCGCCCGCCTGGCAGATCACCGGGTTGCCCTGCGGCGGCGCCAGCGTGTTCAGCGGCCCGCGGCTGCTGTGCCACTTCCCGTGGAAGTCGATCGGCCGGACCTTCGCCCCGTCCACGTACACGTTGCGCGCACGGTCCTGGACGAGCGCGTCGGCGTCCCACGAACCCCACAGCTGCTTGACCAGCTCGATCCACTCGTCGGCCATGTCGTAGCGCAGGTCGTGCTCGAAGATGTCCTCGTGCCCGAAGTTCTGCGCGGTGCGGGTGTTGTGCGAGGTGACCAGGTTCACGCCGGCGCGGCCGTGGGTGAGGTGGTCGATGGTCGCCATCGTCCGCGCCGCCATGTAGGGCGGGTAGAAGGACGTCGACATCGTCCCCACGAGCCCGAGGCGTTCGGTGTGCTGGGACAGGATCGGCAGCAGCTGCATCGGGTCCTGCTTGGGGACCGACCGTGCCCGGGCCAGCCACCAGTCGTGGTTGCCGCCGTAGGAGTCCGGGACGAAGGCGCCGTCCTCGAACATGATGTAGTCGAAACCGGCCCGCTCCAGCGACTTGGTCATGTCGACGTAGAGGTCGGGGTGGTTCCACTCGTCGCCACCCTCACCGGACCACGTGCCGTTCCAGCTCTGCACCTGCCAGCTGAGGAACCACGCGAGGTGGAACATCGTCACATCCCTCTCTCTCGTGGGTCAGAACGCGCGCAGGTTGTCGCGGAAGTGGGCGAACTCGTAGCGGTCGCGCGTCAGCCCGCGGCGCTTGAGCACCGGGGCCAGGCCGTCGGTGACCTCCGCGACGTAGCGGCGGTTCAGGGGGGCGCCCGCGATGAGGAACCCGTCCCCGCCGACCTCCTGCATGACGCCCTCCATCTGGTCGGCGACGTCCTCCGGCGTGCCGATGAACTCGATCGTGTCGATGGCGGAGTGCGCGATGAGGCGCTCGCGCAGGGTCTGCGTCCCGTCCCCCTTGAACTCCGCGAAGCTGCTGCGGTGGCCGTTGCTCTCCAGGTCCGCGGGCAGCGGTGCGTCGAGGTCGTACTTCGACAGGTCGATGCCGGACAGGTGCGAGCGGCCGGCGAGCAGACCGTCGATGTTGCGGGCCTGCGCGTCCTTGCGGCGCTGCATCTTGGCCTTCGCCTCGGCCGTCGTCTCCCCGAAGACCGGCGAGATCAGGTAGAGGACCTTGACGTGGTCGGGGTCGCGGCCCTGCTCGGCGGCCAGGGTGCGGATCTCCTCGCGGTAGGCGCGCATGTTGGCGGTGCCGTGCGGGTTGGAGATGATCGCCTCGGCCCAGCGGGCGGCGAACGCCTTGCCCGCGCTCGATCCCCCGGCCTGCAGGATGACGGGCGACTTCTGCGGGCTGGGCACGGTGTTCAGCGGACCGCGGGAGGCGTAGTGCTTGCCCTGGAAGTCGAGGCGGTGGACCTTCTCGTGATCGGCGTAGACGCCGTTCTCGACGTCGGCCAGGACCGCGTCGTCCTCCCAGCTGTCCCAGAGCTTGTGGGCGAGCTCGACGAACTCGTCGGCCATCTCGTAGCGGACGTCGTGCTCGGGCATGTCGAAGCCGTAGTTCTGCGCGGCCCGGGTGTTGGAACCGGTGACGACGTTCCAGCCGATGCGCCCTCTGGCGATGTGGTCCAGCGTCGTCATCATGCGGGCGACGGTGTAGGGGTGGTAGAAGGTCGTCGTCAGCGTCGGGATGATCCCGAGGTGCTTCGTCTCGTGCGCGAGGATCGCGGCCAGCACCGCCGGGTCGTGCTTCGGCGCCGCCGACGCGGTGCGCAGGTAGTACTCCATCGACCCCTTGTAGGTGTCGGAGACCTGGACGGAGTCCTCCATGATGAGGAAGTCGAAGCAGGCCCGTTCGAGGGAGTGCGCGAGGTCGACGTACTGGTCGGGCAGCATCCAGTCCTGCGCGCCGGTGCCGGACCAGGGCTGGTTCCAGCTCTGGACGCCGAACCCGGCGCCCAGGAACCATCCGAGGTGGAACTTCGGTGACGTCATGTCGAACCCTTCAGAACTCGAGGAGGTTGTCGCGCAGGTGCGTGTGCGCGTACTCGGTGCGGACGAGGCCGCGTCGTTGCAGCGCGGGCACGAGGCCGTCGGTGACCTCGGCGACGTACTGGCGCGTGGGGGGCTGCATCCAGAGCATGAACCCGTCGCCACCGACCTCGGCCATCGCGGCCTCCATCTGGTCGGCGACGGAGTCGGGGGTCCCGACCAGCTCGATCGCCTCGGTCCGGTAGTCCTCGACGGCCTGCCGCAGCGTGCGCTCGCCCGCCCACCTCCGGAAGGTGTCGAGGGTGGACTGGTGACCGTTGGTGCGGGCGGTCCCGGGCAGGGTCTGGTCGAGGTCGAACCGGGAGAAGTCGATCTCCATGCTCCCCGACCACCCGACGAGCTGGCCGGTCGGGTCGGCGCGCACGGCCTCGCGCTTGCGGGCGAGGCGCTCGGCGGCCTCCGCCTCGGTGGCCCCGAGGATCGGCGAGACGATGAACATGACCTTGACGTCGTCGGGGTCGCGACCGAAGGCCTCGGCCCGGGCCCGGATGTCGTCGCGGTACTCCTTCATCGCCGCCGTCCCCTTCGGCAGGGCCAGCACCAGGTCCGCGCTGCGGGCGGCCAGGGCGCGCCCCGTGGGGGACCCACCGGCCTGGCTCACGACGGGCCGGCCCTGCGGTGGCGGCAGGGTGTTCAGCGGCCCCCGAGAGGCGTGGTGCTTGCCCCGGAAGTGGACGGGGTGGACCTTCGTGTGGTCGACGTAGGTCCCGCTCTCGCGGTCCATGACGAGGGCGTCCGGTTCCCACGACGCCCAGAGCGCGTCGACGAGCTCGACGTACTCCTGCGCGCGCTCGTAGCGCTCGTCGTGCGGGGGAAGGCCGTCCATGCCGAAGTTCTGGGCGGCGCGGTCCTCGCTGGAGGTGACGACGTTCCAGCCGATCCGGCCCCCGGAGAGGTGGTCCAGCGTCGACATCGTGCGCGCCAGCAGGTAGGGCGGGTAGAAGCTGGTGGAGGCGGTGATGGAGACACCCAGGTGCGTCGTGGCCTCCGTCAGCAGCGGGGCCAGAGCGACGGGATCGCCCTTGGGGGCCCACACCCCCCGCGCCAGCGTCGCCTCGGAGGTCCCGCCGTAGGTGTCGGACACCATGGAGGAGTCCTCCAGGAGCAGGACGTCGAAGCAGGCCCGTTCCAGCTGGCGGGCGAAGTCGACGTAGAAGCTGCCGTCGAGCCACTCCCGGTGGCTGCGCTCGGTGCCTTCGAAGGGCTGGTTCCAGCCGGGCGGGACGTAGGCGCCGAACCAGCCCAGGTGGAACTTGCGCGCGGCGCGCGGCGCGTCCTGGTCAGCGGTGGCCGTCATGCGATCTCCAGGTTGGAGTAGTCGATGCGGAAGTCGGTCCGCTGGGCGAAGCCGTGGATGTCGGCGCGCAGCACGGCCGCCGGCTTGACCCGGGCGATCATCACGTAGGGCGCCTGGGTGACCATGCGCAGCTCCGCGGTCTGCCAGTGGGTCATGGCCGGGGCGCCCAGGGCGTCGCCGGCGTCGAGCCCGGCGGCGACCTCGGCGAGGAACGGCGGGTCGTTCCACAGGGCGGTGTTCGACCCCCCGCCGGGCTGGGTGAGCAGCGACAGCATGTAGGGCGGGGTGTTCGTCACGGCGGCCCCGACGGCCAGGCTGGCCTCGAGCTTGCCGTCGAGGGAGTCCTGGTTCAGCTGCGCGGCGGGCAGCTCGGCGATCTTGACGGTGATCCCCGCGTCGGCCAGGGCGGACTGGATCTGGATCGCGGTGTCCTGGACCGAGGGGAGCTGGTTGTTCACGCTCAACGTGAAGGACAGGTCGTTCACCCCTGCCGCGGCGAGCAGTTCCTTGGCGTGCCCGGGGTCGAAGGTGAATTCGGGCAGCTTGCTGTCGTCGTAACCCGGCGCGGTGTCGTCCAGGATGTGGTTGTACTGGTAGGCGCGGTCGGAGTAGACGTCGGAGATGATCTGCCCGTAGGGGACGGCGAACGACATCGCGTAGCGGACCGCGGGGTCGTCGAAGGGCGCGCGCGTCGTGTTCATGGCCATCAGCAGGTAGCTGTTGGTCTTGGTGTCCGGCACCAGGACCGAGTCGTCGGCCTCCAGCGCCTTCTGGTCCGAGGGGCGCAGACCGAGCGCGACGTCGGCGTCACCCTGCTTGACCATGTTGGCCCGCGTGGCCGCGTCCTCGACCAGCCGTCGCGTCATCTTGGTGACGTGCGGCGCCCCCAGGACGAAGTCCGGGTTGGAGACCATGACGATCTCCTGGCCGGCGGTCACGGACTGCAGCTTGTAGGCGCCGAAGCCGAAGTTGCCGCGCATCATGTCGGCCACGCCCCACTGGACGGCGTACGGGTCCGCGGGGGTGGCGTTCGCCTTGAGGTAGGTGCTGTCGTAGATGGACCCGATGTTCTCGGCGAGGTTGGCCAGCAGGGTCAGCCCGTACCCGGCCTTGACCACGGTGAAGGTCACCGTGTGGTCGTCGACCTTGCGGATCTGCGTGGCCGGGTCCGTGAGCATCGGCTTGTAGTAGCCGGCCATGCCGCCCCCGGGGGTCGCGAACTTGCGCTCGAAGGACCACAGGACGTCGTCCGCGGTGAGCGGGTTGCCCTGCTGGCTGACGACGCCCTGCTTGAGGTGGAACGTGAACGTCAGCCCGTCCGGGCTGGTCTCGTAGCTCTCCGCGAGGTACGGGTCGAAGGTGTACAGGTCCTGGTTCAGCGCGTTGCCGTCCTCGACGTACGGCTTGCGCAGCAGCTGGGCGTGCAGGTTGTTGGTGACGTCCTGGTTGTCGGTGCCGGCGGTGTAGCCGTAGTCGCGGACCACGTTGGAGGCCTGGTCGGGGGTCACGACGACGATCTCCGTGCGGGCGGCGGCGGCGCCGCTGCCGTTGGCGGGTGCTTCGTCGGAGCAGGCCGACAGGGCGCCCACGCCGACGGCGGCTCCCCCGGCGCCGAGGAGCTGCAGGGCTCGGCGGCGGCTGGGTCCGGAGGCGCGGGGGACGCTGGGGACGGGGCGGGGCGACATGCGTTCTCCTTGCGGGACGGCGGGAGGGGCAGGAGGCGGGAGTGCGTGGCGGGGGTCAGCGCCGGAGGTCGGCGGCCAGGCGGCGGCCGAAGAGGGAGACGGCGGCCACGGTGAGGCAGAGGGCGAGAGCGGGGGCGCCGGCCGCCCAGAACTTCCCGACGGCGGCGTCACCGGCACCCCGCGTGATCATCGCGCCCCACTCGGGCGTGGGCGGGGGCAGCCCGACGCCGAGGAACCCCAGCGCCGCGGTCAGGATGATCGTCACGCCGAACAGGACGGGTGCGTTCTGGAAGGCGGGGGTCACCGAGTTCGGCAGGACGTGGCGGACGACGAGCTCGAGCTCGGTCAGCCCGGCCTGCCGCCCCGCGTCGAGGTACGCGTCGTGCCGGACCCGCAGCACCTCGGTGCGCACGAGGCGGGCCTGCAGCGGGGCGAGGATGATCGCGAGGGTGAGCACCATGGTGGGGGTGCTGGTCCCGAAGAACGAGACCACGACCAGGGCCACGATGATGGTCGGGACCGCCTCGAGCAGGTCCATCCCGCGGGCGCAGCTGCGGGCCAGGAACCCCAGGAGGCCGCCACGGGACTCGTTCATGCCCACCACCAGCCCCACGGCGATCCCGGCGGTGGTCGCGACGAGCGTGGCGAGGGTGGCGATGACGACGTCGATGCGGGCGCCGGCCAGCACCCGGGAGAACACGTCCAGGCCGGCGTTGTCGGTGCCGAGCAGGAACTTCCCGCCGGGCGCCGAGGACGGTGCGCCCACGACGCGGGTCGGGTCCAGCGGCGCGATCCAGGGGCCGACCACCGCGACGGTCAGCACGACGACGACGGGCAGGAGGGCCAGGACGGTCCCGGCCCGCAGCCTGCGCCGACGGCGGGGTCCGGCGGCCCGCCCCGGTGCGGCGGGGGCGTCCGTGGTGGTCGAGAGGTCGGTCATGAGCCAGCCACCTGCCTCCCCGGTTTGCGGCGGGGATCGAGGACCATGTTGACGATGTCGACGAGGAGGAACACGAGCATCGACAGGGCACCCACCACGAGGAGCGAGCCCTGGAGGGCGACGAAGTCGGTGGTGCTGACGGCGTCCACGGCGTAGCTGCCCATGCCCCCGAGCCCGAACAGTGACTCGAGGATCACCGCTCCCCCGACCAGGGACCCGAAGACGTTGCCGCCCATCGTGACCACCGGCGGAAGCGCCCTGCGGTACGTCGCCCACCAGATCGAGCGGCGCCGGGCCCCGGTCGCCACCATGAACGCCGTGGGCTGCGACGCCGTCGTCTGCTCCAGGGAGGAGAGCAGCTGCTTCAGCAGCACGGGGCAGACCGAGACCACGAGCACGCACACGGGCAGCAGCAACCGGGAGGTCATCGAGTTCACCACGACGACGTCCCCGCGCAGCACCGCGTCGAGCAGCGGGAAGTGCGTGAGGGGTTCGGGAGCCGTCAGACCGGGGCGGATGCGGCCGGTGGGTGAGGGGACGACGTGCAGGGTGGCGTAGAAGAGGAAGATCCCGAACACGCCGACGACGAACTCGGGGACGGCTCCGGCGGCCTGCGCGTACCCGCGCACGACGCGGGCGGCCGCGGACCGGGGCCGGGCGACGACCACCGTGGACAGCAGCAGGGTCACCAGCACGAGCCACGAGAAGGCCATCACGGCCAGTTCGACCGTCCCGGGCAGGCGGTCGCCGATCTCGGCGGCGACCGACCTGCCGTTCGCGATGGACTGGCCGAGGTCGGCGTGCAGGAGCCTGCCCACGTAGGTGACGAGCTGGTCGGGCAGGCTCCCGTCCAGGCCCAGCCGTTCCCGGGTGGCCAGGTAGTCCTCCTGCGTGGCCTCCGGACCCACCACCTCGCGGGCCGGGTCCCCCGGGATGAGCCGCACCAGGAAGAAGGTCGCGACGGCGAAGAGGAACAGGTGCAGGGGCAGCACCACCAGGCGGGTCAGCCACCAGCGGTTCCGGGCGAGCAGGCGCCGGGGAGCCGAGGTGTTCCGCACGGTCGCGGGGGTGGTCACGTCCACCTCGCTCTGCTGGGTCTGCAGCCCCGCGCTCACGAGGCGGCTCGCAGGCCGGGGCCGGAGTGCGCGGCCAGGAGGGTGCGGGTGTACTCGTGGCGGGGGGAGTCCACGACCTGGTCCACCGTCCCGTGCTCGACGACCTGACCGGCCTTCATGACCAGCAGGTGCGAGGAGATGAAGGCCGTGGCGGGCAGGCCGTGGGACACGAAGACCAGACCGCAGCCGGTGGCGACGGCGTGCCGTCGGAGGTGGTTGAGCACGGCCCCCTGGACGGAGACGTCCAGCGCGGAGACCACCTCGTCGCAGATGAGGACGCGGGGTCCCACCACGAGGGCGCGAGCGATCGCGAACCGCTGGCGCTGACCGCCGGAGACGTTGCGCGGCAGCCGGTCAGCGAGGTGCGGGGCGATCTCCAAGGAGGTCAGGACCTCGTCCACGCGGGCGTCGGCCGCTGCGCGGTCCAGGCCCAGCAGGCGCAGCAGCGGCAGCCGGACCGAATCGCGCAGGGTGCGTCGCGGGTCGAAGGAGGAACTGGTGTCCTGCGCGATGTACTGGATCGCGCGCCGGACGTCGCGCCGGCCGGTGCGCGACGCCAGCAGGCCCGTGAGGGGTTCGCCGTCGAGGAGCACCCGGCCGCCGGTGGGTGCTTCGAGCCCGGCGAGCATGCGCGCCAGGGTCGACTTGCCCGACCCGGATTCCCCGACGATGCCGAGCGCGGTGTCCGGGCCGATCTCGAGGTCGATCCCCGCCACGGCCGGTGCGGCTCCGCGGCGGTAGACCTTGACGACCTGGTCGGCGATCAGTTGCGTGAGGCTGGCTGGTCGGTCCTCGCTCACGGCACCTCCTGGGTCGACGTTCTCCGGAACGGTTCCGGGGCGGCCGTCCGCCCCCGGGTCGCAGTCGTCGGCACGACGTCCGGGCTGCGTGGGGCCGAGCATGCCGCCGGAGGGTTTCAGGCGTGTCCCGAACACGTGTCGGACACATTTCGCCGGGCAGGAGTGCAGGTCAGGGGCGTGGACCGGCGATTAACGCCGATGAGCACGGCGCAGCGGCCGGACGACCCCACGACGGCCGGGCGGCGACCGGGCGGCGTTGTTCGCGACCTGCGTGCTCACACCGGTGGCGCAACAGGCCGTTAATGATCGTGACGCTCGGCGGAAACACGGGATCAGGAACACTCGGGCGGACACCCCACCTCCCACCCGTGAGGACTCGTCCCCTTGAGCGCTCCCCGGAAGATGCACCTCGGCTGGTTCATGAACTTCACGCGCCCCGCCTGGACCACACCGTGGGTCAGCGCGGACGAGGCCCGTGGGTGGACCGACGGCGACTACCACGTCGACTGGATCCGCGCGATGGAGCGGGCCAAGTTCGACTTCATGATGCTCGAGGACTCCTCCATGGTGTCCGACGGGTACCGCGGCACGATGGACGCCGACCTCAAGCACTCCCTCTACGCCCCCAAGCACGACCCGCTCGTGCTGGCCCCGGTGCTGGCGCGCGAGACCCGGCACATCGGCATCGTGAGCACGGCGTCGACGTCGTTCTACCCGCCGTTCCTGCTCGCGCGTTCGCTGGCGACGATCGACCACCTCTCGGGCGGCCGGGCCGGCTGGAACATCGTGACGTCCTCGGAGGACCGGGCCGCGCAGAACTTCGGCCTCGACGCCCTGTACGAGCACGACAGCCGCTACGACCGGGCCGACGAGTTCGTCGAGGTCGTGGAAGCGTTGTGGAACTCCTGGGGCGACGAGGCGCTGGTGGCGGACCGGGCGACCGGGACCTACGTGGACGCCCGGCACGTGCGGCCCATCCGCCACGAGGGACGGTTCTACAAGGTGCGCGGCCCGCTGAACACCCTGCCCTCCCCGCAGCGCCGGCCGGTGTACCTGCAGGCCGGGGGCTCACCGCGCGGCCGCGAGTTCGCCGCCCGCCACGCCGACGCGATCATCTGCGCGGCACAGGGTGTGCGGGACATGCGCGAGTTCCGCGACGACATCCGCAGCCGGGCCAAGGGCGTCGGCCGCGACCCCGACTCGATCAAGGTCATGTACATCGCCCTGCCCATCGTCGCTGCGTCGCAGTCCGAGGCCGACAGGGTCTACGAAGAGATGCGCAACCCCAGCGAGGCGGCCGTCGAGGTCAGCCTCGGTCACATGGGCGCCCTGACCGAGATCGACTTCTCCGGCGTCGACCCCGACGCCCCCCTGGGTGAACTGGAGACCAACGGGCACCGGACCACGCTGGAGAAGTTCCTCGCCCTCGGGTCGACGTTGCGCGAGGCGACCGGGGCGTGGGCCACCCGCTACACGAACCCGGCGTTCGTGGGGACCCCGGACAAGGTCGCCGCGGCGATGACCGAGGAGTTCGACGAGGTGGGCGGTGACGGGTACCTCATCACCGGCGGGGGCAGCCGCAAGGCGATCGCCGAGCTCACCGACGGTCTCGTCGGCGCCCTCGCCGACCTCGGCCGGGTGCGCCGCCGGTACGAGCACGAACTGTTCCGCGACAACCTCCTGGACTTCTGACGTGCACCTGGGATGGTTCACGAACTACCTCACCCCCTCCTGGAACCGGGAGTTCTCCGGACGGGCCGGGGACACGTGGATGTCGGGCGACTTCCACGTGAACCTGGCCCGCCGACTGGAGGAGGCGCGGTTCGACTACCTCCTGCTGGAGGACTCCAGCTA includes the following:
- a CDS encoding NtaA/DmoA family FMN-dependent monooxygenase (This protein belongs to a clade of FMN-dependent monooxygenases, within a broader family of flavin-dependent oxidoreductases, the luciferase-like monooxygenase (LMM) family, some of whose members use coenzyme F420 rather than FMN.), producing MSAPRKMHLGWFMNFTRPAWTTPWVSADEARGWTDGDYHVDWIRAMERAKFDFMMLEDSSMVSDGYRGTMDADLKHSLYAPKHDPLVLAPVLARETRHIGIVSTASTSFYPPFLLARSLATIDHLSGGRAGWNIVTSSEDRAAQNFGLDALYEHDSRYDRADEFVEVVEALWNSWGDEALVADRATGTYVDARHVRPIRHEGRFYKVRGPLNTLPSPQRRPVYLQAGGSPRGREFAARHADAIICAAQGVRDMREFRDDIRSRAKGVGRDPDSIKVMYIALPIVAASQSEADRVYEEMRNPSEAAVEVSLGHMGALTEIDFSGVDPDAPLGELETNGHRTTLEKFLALGSTLREATGAWATRYTNPAFVGTPDKVAAAMTEEFDEVGGDGYLITGGGSRKAIAELTDGLVGALADLGRVRRRYEHELFRDNLLDF